The window CAATCATTTCTGTCAGCAAAATAATTGCAGTAAATGGGGCTCGCAAAATTGCGCCGAGATAAGCTGCCATAGAGACAACAATAATATTAGTATAGTTGTCAGTAGGAATTAGGCCTAAGTGAATAAAGATAGTCGCAAAAATCGTCCCCATTAAAGCCCCTAAAACTAAAATCGGCATAAAAGTACCACCAGGAATAGAACTACAATAAGAAATCATAGAAAAGATTAATCTTAGTAGAAAGAAGACAACTGGAATTAGAATCCAGGAAAGTTGCCCTAGTTTTTCTTCTTGGATAATTAAAGGATTGTGAAAGAGTGAATCGATCAAGTAATGTGATCCACCCAAAACATGAGGAAAGGCAAGTCCAATAGGAATAATTAATAGAAGTGGGACAATACTGTGATATTGTATGGGAATAATTTTTAGCTTGCTAAAAAGCCATTTAGTATTTAAAAGAGAACGTTGATATCCATATGCCATTAGACCAGCTACAATTCCGATAGTAATTAATGACCAGTAGGAGTGAACGGGCAATTTTTTAGCAATGGGAAGATAAAGACAGGGACGCGTTCCAAAAAATATAATAGTAACTAAATCAGCTGAAGCAGCGGCCCCTAAAGCGCTGATGCATTCTTTAGGGTTAAAAGAATGGGTAATAACTTCAACAAGGAAAAAAACACCTGCAAGTGGAGCTGAGACGGCGGCACTAAGGCCGGCCGCAATTCCCGCGCATTGAAGCAAACGTCTATCTTCTTCACTGCATTCAAAAATATTTTCTGCAAAACCTTGACCTACTAAAGCACCCATTTGGATACATGGACCTTCGCGACCAAGAAAAAGTCCCATTGAGCTTACTAAGAGACCACCTACGAATTTTCGCCATAAAACGGGAAACCATTTAACTTCGTGTTCTCCCATTAATGTTGCTTCTACCTGAGGAATACCTGATCCCGATAGGTCTAGTAAATATGGTTTAATAATTTTGCTCACAAGGATACAAATAAAAAAAGTAAAAATTGTATATAGACCGATCCATTGGGGATGGGATGCCATGTAGGGATAGAGAAAGTATAAAAAATGCATGCTTTTATCGATAACAAATCGAAAAATACTGACTATCATTCCTATAATTAATCCAATAATGATGCTCTGAATTAAAATCTGTGGCACTCGGGTAGTAAAGGGATGTCTAAGAAAATCTTTAGCGGGTTTCATAATTATGACTTCTTTCGTGCAGATGTTGATAGGTTTATTGTATGCCGAAAGAAAAGATTAATGAAATAAATTTAAGTCGTATTTGAAAATAAAATTCAAATACGACTTTTTTATAGATTTTAGTATTTTTAAATCATAATAATGACCATAAAGTTTAAAAATAGAAAGGAATAAGATATGTATTTATTATTTTTACCACCATGGATAACCCCTTATAAATAATTAATGTAATAAAAGTAGAGAATGGTTTAAATAACGCATACTATGACTTATTTAAATACTGGGAGATGAAAGACATGCATAGAGTCATTATCTTTGGTAAAGGACGTTGTTGGTAATAGTTTGAACTTAATAAATGATTATTTTTAGTATTTATTAGACCTAGGAGAACACTAATGTTTCCAAGAATTGAATGGCATAAGATTTAATAGAATAAGTTAAGAGAATAATATTTTAAAGGAGAAAAAAATGGTAGAAAAAGTGAATGTAAAAGAATTAGCAGATCAAGCTTTGCAAGGAAAAAAAGACTTATCTGATTCAAAAGGAATGACATTAACATATATTTATGATCCAGTCTCAGATCGACTTGATAAAAATGATAAATTCGATGTAGGAAAATAATATTTATAGAATTTAAATGCTTGGATAAATAGTTCAAGCATTTTTATTATCAATTGAAATTAGGAGAATTATACAATGACACCATTTCTATTAGAGCATAATTTAAGGAGAAGAGAATATACTCATAAAGAAATTGATAAAGATTTTAAGCATGCAATTTTGAGTAAATATGGAACTAATTATCACTTGAAGACTAAAAAGAAAATTATAATATTTTCAACTCAATTGGATACGGAAATGGACGAAATGGGAGTATATTTTTTATCGCGAAATATTGATTATGATCGTATAAATAGTGAAGAAATTGCTCAGGGATATTTTTCTTTTAGTATCAACTATACTCAAGAAGCTCCAACTGTTGTTTTACAAGATAAACGTTCAAAAATAAATTATGACCTAGATAATTACGACTATATTTGGTTCAGACATTTTTCTGTCTACTGTACTAATAATGCAGTAAACACCTATGAGAATGAATATAGAGAACAAGAGTGGATGTCTCTTTTTTCTTCAATTCCAATGTTATATAAAAATAAAGTTTTTATGCCTTCATATTCCGATGTTTTTTTAACAAAGCCTTATCAACTAAAACTGGCTCGTAAAGTAGGATTAAAAATTATTCCTACACT of the Lactobacillus isalae genome contains:
- a CDS encoding ClC family H(+)/Cl(-) exchange transporter, producing the protein MKPAKDFLRHPFTTRVPQILIQSIIIGLIIGMIVSIFRFVIDKSMHFLYFLYPYMASHPQWIGLYTIFTFFICILVSKIIKPYLLDLSGSGIPQVEATLMGEHEVKWFPVLWRKFVGGLLVSSMGLFLGREGPCIQMGALVGQGFAENIFECSEEDRRLLQCAGIAAGLSAAVSAPLAGVFFLVEVITHSFNPKECISALGAAASADLVTIIFFGTRPCLYLPIAKKLPVHSYWSLITIGIVAGLMAYGYQRSLLNTKWLFSKLKIIPIQYHSIVPLLLIIPIGLAFPHVLGGSHYLIDSLFHNPLIIQEEKLGQLSWILIPVVFFLLRLIFSMISYCSSIPGGTFMPILVLGALMGTIFATIFIHLGLIPTDNYTNIIVVSMAAYLGAILRAPFTAIILLTEMIGTVEQVLPMIMSVFIAYLILALLGGEPIYTVLRKQMGFK